In Hippoglossus stenolepis isolate QCI-W04-F060 chromosome 5, HSTE1.2, whole genome shotgun sequence, one genomic interval encodes:
- the synm gene encoding synemin translates to MLPFKRTFEGEKQQLQQLNSRLAQYLCRTKQLEQDNAHLVSEINKLRQTKTAGWEPRYKAEMRDLRGMLGQLSMEKSQAEMEREKLWRELQSVQGLCSEQTEVCRDISGELHGCEKELHLAHQTNSGLQQRLFQLESQCKSMEEAHRQDKERLQRQVDSRVVPIITQTYRGPPVASVEEVQEYARGLSEGWMETFDMYQQKVEEMEQSIRADQARLGDLQREKMLYASELDKLRTEAEKKGHAQLRLEEQLMHMQEKFHVDSGEYQMIIEQLEHDRNAMANTIETKMREHQHLLQVKMDLGMEVAAYRALLEGDRVGLQDAHPRVNQHQRERIINIKMPAHPYKPRASILTTRPHTDIRYRPQTSSLSRSPVRPSGSISPSRVIPISVASRDRYQSPESRRDMISFSKAQAAASATATATTTAAKDEQTSKRENPMSHSVQKPTAEEKTVKIKQVSSMENESSPIKSSTPETKSVRVVSPPMMMLSTKTEPENKKQLLDEEEMDSVYDSEFEDKGRREYKVSPSEKKILDSVSVEEIIEKVIRPAGLEAKVCSSGESKIRYHVEKTEQEDGTFKTQIVLESKVEEELDFSEDLDLEELMSQGMKKVSLEDIEDTATGSMIKNLLSGLQGAENLRNKSVKVEIIEEPVDSYSDEELEVEEKSRSTFYAPSSTYFQIEELENIPDDVHGREGDDDDAMKSSEADTDQSKGGSVHVQQVSRHSESSYFSHDQEPHEYFVSTPDDNLSETEDGGGMSSYGHYGIVDDLSDERYYQDESLPRKRVIVEEGDEYKFMSDDHDFVKESFPECIIEEEVCVSPVVQESVLEFLREDSLEPKDQLKGALEQLQGSVSGPLREELAFLTKLSKESPQNVAVKRVQQSSDNGTMTIVAELNVSQTLEDSGLLEEGDDLSEEQIMAAFRSSNLGFEGGAGGGYSFRISKEEDVAYDEEFDVFANQGESVSEITEKHIKLEPSEKSSIFQMDIQDSRSEASSERELQSQTTEKPLEFSQEKRVATIYLESQDD, encoded by the exons ATGTTGCCTTTCAAGAGAACTTTCGAGGgcgagaagcagcagctgcagcagctcaacagCAGACTGGCTCAGTATCTGTGCAGGACCaagcagctggagcaggacaACGCGCATCTGGTGAGCGAGATCAACAAACTCAGGCAGACGAAGACTGCGGGATGGGAGCCGAGGTACAAGGCCGAGATGCGGGACCTGAGGGGGATGTTGGGGCAGCTGTCGATGGAGAAGTCCCAGGCGGAGATGGAGCGGGAGAAGCTGTGGAGGGAGCTGCAGAGTGTCCAGGGTCTGTGCAGCGAGCAGACCGAGGTGTGCCGGGACATCAGCGGGGAGCTGCACGGCTGCGAGAAGGAGCTCCACCTCGCCCACCAGACCAACAGTGGCCTCCAGCAGCGGCTCTTCCAGCTGGAGAGCCAGTGTAAAAGCATGGAGGAAGCGCACAGGCAGGACAAGGAGCGTCTCCAGCGTCAGGTGGACTCCCGGGTGGTGCCCATCATCACGCAAACTTACCGCGGGCCTCCGGTGGCGTCcgtggaggaggtgcaggagtaCGCGCGGGGTCTGTCCGAGGGCTGGATGGAGACGTTTGACATGTACCagcagaaggtggaggagatggagcagTCGATCAGAGCGGACCAGGCGAGGCTGGGCgacctgcagagggagaagatgCTGTACGCGTCAGAGTTGGACAAATTACGCACGGAGGCGGAGAAAAAGGGCCACGCTCAGCTGCGTCTGGAGGAGCAACTGATGCACATGCAGGAAAAATTCCATGTGGACTCCGGTGAATATCAG ATGATTATAGAGCAGCTGGAGCACGACAGAAACGCGATGGCCAACACCATAGAAACAAAGATGCGAGAACATCAGCACCTTCTCCAGGTGAAGATGGATCTGGGCATGGAGGTGGCTGCCTACAG GGCTCTCCTGGAAGGTGACAGAGTGGGTCTGCAGGATGCTCATCCGAGGGTGAATCAGCATCAGAGAGAAAGAATAATAA ATATCAAGATGCCTGCTCATCCCTACAAACCAAGAGCTTCCATCCTAACAACCAGACCACACACGGATATCAGGTACAGGCCACAGACGTCAAGCCTGAGCAGATCCCCCGTGCGTCCCTCTGGGTCCATAAGTCCCTCTAGAGTCATTCCTATTTCAGTTGCAAGCAGAGATCGTTATCAAAGTCCTGAATCCAGAAGGGACATGATCTCATTCAGCAAAGCTCAGGCTGCCGCTTCTGCCACTGCCACTgccaccaccactgctgccaAAGATGAACAAACAAGCAAGAGGGAAAACCCCATGAGTCACAGTGTGCAAAAAccaacagcagaggagaaaactgtgaaaatcaaACAAGTCTCTTCAATGGAAAACGAAAGCAGTCCCATCAAGTCTTCTACTCCTGAGACCAAATCAGTGAGAGTCGTGTCCCCGCCAATGATGATGCTGAGCACGAAAACTgaaccagaaaacaaaaagcaacttTTGGATGAAGAGGAGATGGATTCTGTTTATGACAGCGAGTTCGAAGACAAAGGGAGAAGAGAGTATAAGGTAAGCCCAAGTGAGAAGAAGATATTAGACTCTGTGTCTGTAGAGGAGATCATTGAGAAAGTGATTAGACCAGCTGGTTTGGAAGCTAAGGTTTGCTCTTCGGGAGAATCCAAGATCAGATATCATGTTGAGAAAACCGAGCAGGAGGATGGCACGTTTAAAACACAGATTGTGCTGGAGTCCAAAGTGGAGGAAGAGCTGGATTTTTCTGAAGACCTTGACCTGGAGGAACTTATGAGCCAAGGCATGAAGAAGGTGTCACTGGAGGACATTGAGGACACGGCAACAGGAAGCATGATCAAGAATCTTTTAAGTGGCCTGCAGGGAGCAGAGAACCTGCGAAATAAGTCTGTCAAGGTGGAAATCATTGAGGAACCGGTGGACTCTTACAGtgatgaggagctggaggtTGAAGAGAAGTCCAGATCCACTTTTTATGCCCCCTCCTCAACATATTTCCAAATTGAGGAGCTAGAAAACATCCCTGATGACGTACACGGACGagagggtgatgatgatgatgccatGAAATCCTCCGAGGCAGACACAGATCAGTCCAAGGGCGGATCTGTTCATGTTCAACAGGTCTCTAGACATAGTGAATCTTCATACTTCTCCCACGACCAAGAGCCTCATGAGTATTTTGTCTCCACACCAGATGATAACCTTTCTGAAACCGAGGATGGTGGTGGCATGTCCTCTTATGGCCACTATGGCATTGTCGATGACCTGTCAGATGAGAGGTACTACCAAGATGAAAGTCTTCCACGGAAAAGAGTGATTGTAGAGGAAGGTGATGAATACAAGTTCATGTCAGACGATCACGACTTTGTCAAAGAGAGTTTCCCAGAGTGCATCATTGAAGAAGAGGTTTGTGTTTCCCCTGTAGTGCAGGAGTCAGTGCTGGAGTTCCTAAGAGAGGACTCTTTGGAGCCCAAGGACCAGCTGAAGGGAGCTCTAGAGCAGCTGCAAGGCTCCGTTTCTGGTCCTCTGAGGGAGGAGTTGGCTTTCCTCACTAAATTGAGTAAAGAGAGTCCACAGAATGTGGCTGTCAAAAGAGTGCAGCAGTCAAGTGACAATGGAACCATGACTATAGTTGCCGAGCTAAATGTTTCTCAAACTCTGGAAGACTCTGGGCTGCTGGAGGAAGGAGATGATCTGTCTGAGGAGCAGATCATGGCAGCATTCAGATCGTCCAACCTTGGGTTTGAGGGTGGTGCTGGAGGAGGGTACAGCTTCAGAATTTCCAAAGAAGAGGATGTTGCTTATGACGAAGAGTTTGATGTCTTTGCAAACCAAGGAGAatctgtgtctgaaatcactgaGAAACACATCAAACTAGAGCCATCAGAGAAATCCTCCATCTTCCAGATGGACATACAAGACAGCCGTTCTGAGGCATCTTCAGAGCGAGAGCTGCAGTctcaaaccacagagaaaccactGGAGTTTTCTCAAGAGAAAAGAGTTGCAACAATATACCTTGAAAGCCAAGATGATTAA
- the pgpep1l gene encoding pyroglutamyl-peptidase 1: MTGRETVVVTGFGPFRQFLVNPSWRAAQGLESVGLGEQVDVSIKELPVSYVKTQQIIAEIWKTLKPKFVIHLGIARGSSVVMVEQTGKNRGYRDKDVCGFCPERHCCMETGPERLCSVVNMRAVSKQFQKAGIDVIYSGDAGRYLCDFAYYCSLYHGQGRAALIHLPTSGSLASADTLVPLLQTLIQTMLAQHVQSQHEGRMTADSAADTLKYSLTSRKDI, translated from the exons ATGACCGGAAGAGAAACTGTGGTGGTTACAG GGTTTGGACCTTTCAGACAGTTCCTGGTGAACCCGAGCTGGAGAGCAGCTCag GGGTTGGAGTCGGTTGGACTGGGAGAGCAGGTGGATGTTTCCATCAAGGAGCTCCCAGTGAGTTATGTGAAGACTCAGCAAATCATCGCTGAGATTTGGAAAACTCTTAAACCAAAG tttGTGATACATCTGGGCATAGCCAGAGGTTCCAGTGTCGTCATGGTGGAGCAAACGGGGAAGAACCGAGGCTACAGAGACAAAGACGTGTGTGGATTCTGTCCTGAGAGACACTGCTGCATGGAGACAGGACCAGAGAGACTCTGCTCAGTCGTCAACATGAGGGCTGTTTCCAAACAGTTCCAGAAAGCAGGGATAGATGTCATTTACTCTGGAGATGCTGGCAG GTACCTGTGTGATTTTGCTTATTACTGCTCTCTGTACCACGGGCAGGGGAGAGCAGCCCTCATCCACCTACCCACATCTGGCAGCCTGGCCTCAGCCGACACTCTGGTACCTCTGCTGCAGACCCTCATTCAGACCATGCTCGCTCAGCATGTTCAGTCACAGCATGAAGGGAGGATGACGGCTgattctgcagcagacacactcaAGTACAGTTTAACTTCTAGGAAAGAtatttaa